A single genomic interval of Chloroflexota bacterium harbors:
- a CDS encoding metallophosphoesterase family protein, with the protein MRLALLSDIHGDLVGLQAALACIDQQGGVDAAYALGDMVGGGTDSGRILDLLVARGTQMVRGNWEEFVLDIEASIHRASKPDLARRMVAEARAGLTSNHLALMASLPYDLIVEPEPGRRAYLCHAAPGNPHSPTCRPDVPADTLRKVYGGVDADLVVYGHNHGHHVIPLDGKLLVNVASVGLRDDGLTALTFVDYAGNWTVRQWLVPCKRAISNQQLATSN; encoded by the coding sequence ATGCGACTGGCACTCCTTTCTGACATACATGGCGATCTGGTCGGGTTACAGGCGGCCCTCGCCTGCATCGACCAGCAGGGCGGCGTCGACGCGGCCTATGCGTTGGGCGACATGGTGGGCGGCGGGACCGACAGCGGCCGCATCCTTGATCTGCTGGTCGCGCGCGGCACGCAGATGGTGCGTGGCAACTGGGAGGAGTTCGTTCTCGACATCGAGGCGTCCATCCACCGGGCCAGCAAGCCGGATTTGGCGCGCCGGATGGTTGCCGAGGCGCGCGCCGGCCTGACGAGCAATCACCTCGCGCTCATGGCGAGCCTGCCGTATGACTTGATTGTCGAGCCGGAGCCGGGACGCCGGGCGTATCTTTGCCATGCGGCGCCGGGCAACCCGCACAGTCCGACCTGCCGCCCCGATGTGCCGGCCGATACGCTGCGCAAGGTGTACGGCGGCGTGGACGCCGACCTGGTCGTGTACGGGCATAATCATGGGCATCATGTGATACCGCTCGACGGCAAATTGCTGGTGAACGTCGCCAGCGTCGGCCTGCGCGACGATGGCTTGACTGCGCTGACCTTTGTCGATTATGCCGGGAACTGGACGGTGCGCCAGTGGCTGGTGCCATGCAA